The genome window ataatatatatatatacatatatatatataatgcatatataattaaaatatatataatttctctaTTCCATAGCTACATTAGCTATGGAATagagaaattatatattttttatatatatataattaagatatatgtaatgtttttgtattcattatagtttaaattcatattaaatgcaattagttgaatgtaagagtgtttttttgacccacttaagtacatATTTATATGCAGTTTCTTAATTACTtgtattgtctttgaaatatggataaattgtattgccaaaagtactgataagcatttatggtaaactgaaatatactttaatgtcagtTCTATTGAAATGTGAATGTcacatgtttaaatatgtttgtaattacacattatattaattatatgaacttgcaatttacatttaaaatatattaaaggattGAATAAcaaactacagttaaaattataatgaagtATTGTACATATGTTTTAGtctgttagtcaacacatcaaaaaaaATAAGTGTACAAAGCACAAAAGTctttaaagcaaaacaaaacattattaaaacatgatttaaaagtgtacttgggggaaaaaactttttaaaagtgcactttttaaatgtgtgttatgaaacagtcatgaaagtgacctctctttaagtacacttttttattttactaatattaagtagcttttttaaaatatacttttaggatttgaagtacactacaagtgcatgcacttctttttcacatggGCAGTAACTGAATATTCTATTATTTGGTGTAAATGATACACAAGGGAGGCTAGAGTCCTATATCTCAGGATCTATATATCTGTGTCTCCTGTATCTGTGTCTTTTTCTTGGGAAATAAAGTTGGAAATGTTCAATAGCTTCAATATATGTCTATACagaatttgaattaaaattcCCTGGCCTTAGATAACTACAGTATGGTCTTTCATTGTATTATAATATTCATTATTGATTTCAAAAAGGAGAGGTTAGACAAGGGTGGAAGCACACCTACATATGTTGGTATAACATAAACGGATGGTTCTTATAGAAAGCAGAGAGACTCTAATAAAGGAATAAAAAGGCATGTTTGATCCAATACAGCATATTCAGTAAACCAACGTGAGCTGAAGACTGGATTAGAGAATGTTGTGTAATGCACTCATAGGTTCTGAGCAGTAGAATTAATGTGTGACTTCCTCAGATATCCTGCAGAAAACAAAGGCCACTCTTATATTCATAAGCTTTCTCCCTAAGGAGCTTGGGTGGGCTGTTCTCACACACGCATGCAACTGCAGTCTGTCCTGTTTGAAATCCCTCTAGTAACCGGATAGTCCATGATTTGGAGTGCTCTATTTTACTTTCCTCAGACAAGTTCGGTATACCCACCCCTTGGCGTTATGCTCACTTTCCAAAACCACAGTCCAGCAGCAAGGTTAAAAAAATCAGCAGTCATGGATCTTACTTTTTGTAAAGCAAGCCAGTCAGTGAGCTATTTAGAAGCAAACTCCAGTGAATGATAATATATCATGTTCTGTACAGTGTCAGAACAGACATTATAAATTACAGTGATCGTGATGAATGCGCAGCAGTGATATGAGGACTGGGAATACTGCACAGGTTTTGAATCAATTTTAATCCTTCCTTTGACACAAGAGCTGCAGCTAAAAGCATAATACATGGAAAAGCATCTGACAAAAATGTGACCTTTACTTACAGCAAATATAATCTGTTTTCTCAGTGCCAACTGGGACGTCTGTgattttactataaaaaaaacatgatagcacagcagtgttgttattaaacctaaactattaaaaatgactttcattaattgaaataaagtttaaataagataatattaaatcaaaacatAAAAAGCGTAAATGAACATtagaaattaaaactgaaattgaagtaataaaatgacaaacaaaatttcaaaatattaataaatactataataatatataaataatgctaGTACTAATAAATACTAAGTTAacactgtcacacacacaaagatataacatttctatatatatttttataattcaaAAACTGTTACTCGTAAATAAAACCtgttacataaaatgtaaaaaaaatgcagtatacaaaaatagttaacatattaaaaaaattgaatacTTGATGTGAaagataatataaaaatatacttctAACTTTAGAATTTGTTTATTGATGGGAACAAatctttgttgttttttccccaagtacattttaaataatgttttaataatgttttgttgtttttgacaaGTGTGTTAACTCAATATGCCTTCTGTGGTGATTTACAGGGTATGAGAAGCAGAGGAAAATATTACACACATTCAGCACTCAAATCAAAAAGAATATCTGACGTGCTCCCCATCAAGGTCTTCTGCCTCTGCCATCATGAAGGACCGCATGGAGGAGTTGCGTCAGCGGATGAAGGCCAGCGATAAGATGGTAGACAACAACACCTTTAACACAGAGGAGGACATGGACCCATCCTCGCTGATAGGCCTGCAGGCCGTGATCTTTGAGGCAGAGCCTGTTCTTGAGAACTTCCTGAAGGAGGCACAGAACATTCGTGACAGCATTGAGGAGCTGAACTCGGAAGTCAATAAGTTCAGCCAGCAGCAGAGAAACTTTATGGCCACCATCAGGCGTCTCAGCATCATGAAAAAGGAGAGCAGCATGACGCGAGACATCAAGTTGTTGGCCGAGAGCCTGAATAAAAGGTTAGATGCTCTTTCCAAGCAGGCTAAGCGAATTGAGGCTGAGCTGGGCCCGGACACCGCCACGTCCCGTATTCAGAAGGCCCAGCACGCGGCCCTTTTCCGCCAGTTCCAGCAAGTAATGCGACAACACAATGACGCGATCCTGAGCAAGCAGGACAAATGCAAGCAGTTTATCATCCGGCAGCTGGAGGTTTCGGGCCGTGAGGTGTCCGAAGAGGAGGTGGATAACATGATAGAGCAGGGCAAGTGGGAGATCTTCAATGAGAACATCATAGTGGATGCAAAGATCACTCGTGCGCAGCTCTCGGAGATAGAGCAACGCCATAAAGAGCTCCTAAACCTGGAAAGCAACATGAAGGACCTCAGAGATCTCTTTCTAGATGTGTTCATGCTGGTGGAAGAGCAAGGGCACCAGATCGAGAGCATACAAGCCAATGTGGAGAAGACACAAGACTATGTATCAGTCTCAAAGGAGAAGTTCAAAATGGCTGCCAGATACAAGAAGAAGAATCCTCTCAGAAGACTGTGCTGTTGTTGCTGTCCTTGGTTCAGATAGCAGGGCAAAATAAACGGTGTGAAAGTTTCTCATTTACTGCGCTTTCAAGGGAAGAACTGGGGTCCGAATACAATTGAAAACATAGATCTCTGTCTgatgaaaataaaaagcaaaggCACAAAGCACTTTtagacaacattaaaaaaggCTCCGTAGCAATGAAGACTGGGTGTTGACATGCAATACAAGTGGTTATATAAAGAGTCATTACGTTTTGTTACATCACATTATGTAAGATGTAGTCAAGGgtaaatttattttgtattttattattgtgaaaAAGCTACACCACTTtggaagttttattttatttgtaccCTTCAGTATTATTGTTTATAggttatttttatgctttagatTTATCAAATGTCTGAGCTAACATTATTAAGACTATACTGTATAAGACTAGCAAATATGTCCTATATTCTTCAAGCAATACTGAAAGATTTCTGCAAGTCCATGTATAAAGGTGCGATCACATGTATCGTTGTTCGGTGAGCTAAATTAAATTCCAATAGGAATATCCACATGATAGGGGATTTTGCGTGACAGAGAAAAATTTCCTCATGCAGATTTCGCAGAAAGCTTGATTTGAAAGTGGAATGTGATGTGGCAGCGCCTTTTCTGGACACACAATCCCCACAATTTTTGAAAAactatatttcatataatttattacgtgaatttttttttaattttattttgagatagttctttgaaaaataagaataaaatacaaGTTATCATTTTGAAATATCTATGAAATGTGATACCACGCACAGTCTAATATTTGCTCATAGTTAATAAGCCGTTACTCTGGAGCTGATTAGAATTAAACTGGTTGGGCTCGTGATGAGGTGAATAATGAAGACATGTTGGTGAGTCAACAGGGCAGGTATCAAGTGTCTGAACAATTTCTAGGATCTGGGTGTGTCTTCAGAGGAAAATGTGTTGCACAGAAATTGGAGaagaatattatttaaaaatgcaattgaaGCAGAACAATGTCACCGTGTTTACTCAGATAATTGAGAGAAATATGAAAAGGTTCACATTCCTTTTGACTAATGAATTTACATTGCTCTTTCTTAtagaatttttattaaatgcacAAAGAGCTATTTCTAGCTGATGGAATATTACAGAACTGagcataaatatttatattgattcCAGAAATCCCAGAAAGTTTTTGATGATTGTATATTTGATAATAAACAATAAGTTTCAAGGCTCTATTCAATCCCAATATTCTGATTTtccaaataagtaaataaataaatgcaatgataggatgtcctacctgcctgtcaacatatgtatttccatacctccacACACCCTGCTTGagcagacatcacacgtcatcagcgcgttccatgaggctatgcagagttgtagacagacagtcacagaGCAAACAGCAGTCATCTTTTAGGTACAAAACAACAAGATTGTGCTACATTCACTCTGTCGTATTTAccataattaagagatggcaatcTGTGACGTTCTTCTCTGACTctgagctgttcacatcctcatAATTATACGTTTCTATGGAAACACTACCAACAGCGAAATGAATCCCCtctgacttgtaccacctgactgctgcagattcatttcgcaTCTGTCAGGAGTTAGCAAGCAGCAATAAAGCACTCAAGGGAGGAGTAGTGAACTTCATCCATCTAACTCATCAATTCCGTTCTCAATCATTACACAACACTTTAGGTACAACATTAACAGTTCTGACTTCCTTTTCAAAATAGGAGTCCACAATACAATTCACTTATGAACACAACATTTACCCATAGTCCTTTAACTAACTAGGCTTCCAAACATCACATTTAGGTCTAGTGGTATGAGTGTGAGGGAGTTGTTGGTGTGCATAGAGATGCAATGAGATGGGAAGCATTCAGTGTCTTTCCATCACTAAGAATGTACCCACTCACCCCCAATCTTTTGGAAACCATGAGAGGATCATGAAAGATTATGTGTATTTTCAGTCATCTTTAGTCAGATGCATTTATATTGTGACTCAGGGTGCTTTCACAGTAGCACTTTTGGTGCGCACCCGGGTTCGACTGACGTcagagtttggtttgtttggATGATGTGAACGCCGTCTTCCGAACTTGGGTGCGCATCTGCGTACCAGAGTTCGCTTAAAAAGGGTGGTCTGAGGTACGGTTCACTTCTGATATGAATGCAATTGTGAAACAGGGACTTAATTACagttacaatgttgcattttcttcttggttcggtTCACTTTCACAAGGGTACATTTCAAAGCGtaccaaaatgtttttatgcaaATCACATGCGAGTAAAACCGTCCTCTTATTAGTCAGAGATTCCCATGCGTCATCCATCAAGATGATTGACAAGTTAGCTTCATGAgcttattgtggctttatttggAACTGTCGAGACACACAGAAACACTACACTAATGTAGCCGTCATTCCAGctgttaaattatatactaCATTCATATACATATTAATGCTGCAGCAAATTCAAACGtgctctctctggatctccCAGCACTGTCTAGTAGGCTAACTGTGTCGAGACACATGCAACCACTATATGAATGTTATAATACAGCAGAGCGGGAATCAAGGCTTCGTCAGGACAGCATTCTTgcacagagaagcgtgattacACAACATTTAAAGATGAagctttaagaaaaaaaaaaagtattaaagtgAGGCGAGCACAACGCTATGCATTTTGCCACCTTCTCCTGCGGCGTCATTACCAAGCAATGGGGTAAACAGCTGTTGCTTTGAGGACGCAAACTCACCGTGGTTCGGacccaaataatataatatgaacacAGTCCAGCGGGGCAGGGGGAGGGAGGAGCAATCGAACTCGGGTATGGACCAGGCAATCAaaccaagtgtgaaagcaccctcaGATGCAATCAACTCTTTCTGTGTCTGTAAATGTGTGAACCAAATGGCCCATATAAACTGATTGGTGTGAATAACAAAGAAACAGCTTTTCTCCTAACAGTTTTCTATTGTTTGTAGTCCATTTGTCTTCATGTATAAAATTCTGTCCCACAGACAGAACTTTGGGTTAAGATTCTTGAAGGCTGACATGCTAACATCGCTGCTGAAGAACTGTGCTACACTACTACCTTCAATAAATCCACAAGAACTCTGATCAAGCTTACTTATTTTGTGTATTAGAGAAATATAATACATTGGCAAGCCACCCAAACAACTGCCAAATACAGCAAAATCTAACAATCAGTAAACTTGGAACATGCAAGGGGTTCTTTACCCTCACTTTATCCACTTTCTGGAAACAAGGAGTGCAAGCAGCCCGCTTAGCATCTGTAAGAAAGGCAGTGCAGATGACTGAATAATCACGTATGCGCATCTCTGGTGCATATTGATGAGCTCCAACACTTCCTGAAGGCACACGATGACCACGAGCAGCGCTCTGTTGCGCGTAGATTCACTAAAAATGGAGAAGTGAGTGTGTGACATGGGACTGTGCTGCTGAGAGAATCCACCGTGTTCTGAGAGTTTTATACTTGTATTGTGTGTGTCAATGCTGGATAATAAGGGTTTCTACCTTCATCTGTTAGTTATTAATTAAGATAATCATGTTTGTGtgttatattttgatatttattgCTAATGTCTGACTGAGTTATTGTGCTAATCCCCTTGTTTATCTTCATTACTCTCCAGtcaggtcaagtcaagtcacctttatttatatagcgctttttacaatacagattgtgtcaaagcagctttacagtgataactggtaaataatattggctgcacagcagctctagaagaaaatggtgtcattgtccagcttaaataaattcagtactgattcattcctttgtaaaaatcaatagttattaatttagttcatttatctacaCATTGACAAAACattgatgtcatcgtccagctcagttcagtttgtatacaatggtgtcaattcAGGCAAATCTAAAACGTtcaatatcaagtgtccccaactaagaaAGCCAAAGGctacagcggcaaggaacccaaactcccaCCAGGggacaaaatggagaaaaaacctttggagaaaccaggctcatttggggggccagttctcctctggccaacaacaaacatgcatgattatgattcaggcagcattacaggtcataagtcagattgggatcgcaacagtcaaaatatttaatccagttccatctagttgaagatcggatttatcacgccggtatggaaaCGGTTTGTTggggatctgtgccactggctgtcatgtcgatgaggccttcagaGGGTATGGTCTAATtgacaatctctgctgacacttcagggatgCGTTGTGGTTGTGTCTAGGCACAGGTCATCCATCCGATCTGGATATGGCCCGGATCCGACTGACTACggcaaacctcgggataaacagagagactaatattagcgtagatgccattcttcttctgatgtaatgagtatactggtgttataggaagagGTCCTAGTTCCggttgacctaatttatgcagcctaacaatcttTTAACgaatgtgaaaatataaattgataatgtgttatgtgtatgccaggttaaagagatgcgtttttagtctagatttaaattgacagagtgtgtctgcttcctgaacaatgctatgaagattgttccaaagtttacgtaccaaataggagaaggatctaccacctgcggttGATATTGATATTccaggtattatcaactggccagaattctgCAATCGTAATAGACGTTGAGAACTATAATacgttaagagctcgctcaggtactggggagctaaaccatttagtgctttgtaagtaatgaGCAAGATTTTAATTGGGTAACCACCCAGTAGatcattacagtaatctagccttgaggtcatgaacgcatgaattgttccgcatttgtcattgagagcatatgtcgcagtttagatatatttttaagatggaagaatgcggttttacagatgctagaaatgtggcttttcaaatgaaagattggtatcaaagagcacacccaggttcctaactgacgacgaatacttaacagagcagccatcaagtgttagacactatattctaggttattacgtgcagaggtttttggtccaataattagaatctcagttttttctgaatttagtagtaggaaattactagtcatccaatttttttttaacagctatgcattccgttaattttgtgaattggtatgtttcgtcagggcgcgaagaaatatagagctgagtatcatcagcgtaacagtgaaaactaacgccatgctttctaatatgatatctcccaagggtactACTCTGTGTATATTTACATGTTATAGATAAATAATATCTGCATTAGATGCATATCAGTGGTCACCAACCTTTTTAAGCCCAAGATCCCTGACCTCAACCTTTATGAAAGACAAGCTCTACCTATTTAAGAATTGATAGAAAAAGACAGCCCagattgtattaatattttttcatggccaattcatattctgatttatttatttttacaagcaAATTGGCCGATTCAGATACTGGttgcagatgtttttattattattattattattattattgtttatttgctctataacAAGCAAACTGGCCTTAAAAATATCTAGCCATTTCAAATTAGAGGtaaccactgcattttaatctcgatccaaacaaagatgctacacacgttgcatgagcagttgtttttgattcgaattagatttaatttcaagatttaaagcaaaaacagaacGGTCTGACTTTATCTTTGTGAAATTATAtgctacacacacaaaaaagcatgaaacaaaaacagtagACAGGCTGAATGAGAcacaaattcactctctgacagcaggtgCCGCTTATGAAAGAGCAGCAATACAGCATTTCCTTGGTTACTgttgtaaacaaagcagcactgtGCTTATAAAAACAGGCCTACTATTTTATTCGGAGGTAAGATCGACAGGTTGGtgaccactgatctatattgtGGATTATATCGTTTGAAACTTGGAATCTTTTGAGCAGTTATATTCAGAATAATCTGTTACACGTGTATTATCGCCAGTCACACTTATGTACACGTGACACCACGGCAGTTCGTATGCTTCTGACTGTGTTAATAGTTAATTTCATCTGCTACTGTTTAGTTATTGGAATGTGTatggatatttatttaataatgctGTTATTCATActtgttatttgtttgtttcagaACCACACATGCATATAAGTATATACATATTGAAAGACTGTATTGCCCATGCCTACTGCAACAGTTTATTAAACGCCCTCAATTCAGTTATTGGTCTGGTTCCTGTGTTCTGACAGACACCCGGGAGTAATTGCCACACAACAGTAGATCCATCAATAGAAGTCAAGTACAGTCCTTTTAAGTCTCCCCAATATTTGTGGTCCTTCGAGCGGGATCTGTGCATTTTCTCTTTAGAAGATGGATGATAGTTTCAACCAGACATAAGTATCAGACTTATCCACCATGCCATTATGATGAGTATGAGATGGGATATGTGCTGCCGCCACGATATTCGTCTGAAGCAAGGATCAGTAGGCATGAGGAAGAAGAAGTTATATTATCATGAGAAGGGAGCAACCAAGATGACACCCTCCCCTTTTGGCCTCCCAAACAGATCCTTCCTTAGCAGAGAAGAGCAGTTGAGTGCCACCTTAGCAAAAATCCAAGAGACCAGATCAGAGTTTAAGTTACTCGCCGAGGCAAAAGTCTTCACCAGACTCCTCAATCTGCTATAACGCACTCTCAGTCTAGTACATCTGATCCACTTATGCCTGCTCAATCCCCATTATTCCCTCTAGACCATGGATTTGTGTCTCCGCCCTGTGCAGAGCTGGTCAGCGGTGAAGAAGTCAGAGAATGCGACAAAGTAGACTGGCCTGACCCTCCCCCCTGGCCAGAGCCAGAGGAGCCACAGCCATGCGCCTATCATTGGCCTTCTGGAGAAGATGATTAGTGAACTTCAAGTATTAAAGCAAGCTTCCATCCATCCAAGTAGACCTTCTACAGCCCCACCAGTGAGCTTTCCTGTCAGAGACTCCAGCCCTTCAGACCCCCAAAAAAAGCAGAATGAAAAAAAGCAAGGATAATAGCAGATTTTTATCAGAACTCCCCCACAACCTTACAGCGATACCATGGCAGTTCTAAATCAGAAGTTCGGCCAGCCCCATCAGATGGCATTGAACAAAATAGTGTTATGAACTCACC of Ctenopharyngodon idella isolate HZGC_01 chromosome 9, HZGC01, whole genome shotgun sequence contains these proteins:
- the stx19 gene encoding syntaxin-19, with the protein product MKDRMEELRQRMKASDKMVDNNTFNTEEDMDPSSLIGLQAVIFEAEPVLENFLKEAQNIRDSIEELNSEVNKFSQQQRNFMATIRRLSIMKKESSMTRDIKLLAESLNKRLDALSKQAKRIEAELGPDTATSRIQKAQHAALFRQFQQVMRQHNDAILSKQDKCKQFIIRQLEVSGREVSEEEVDNMIEQGKWEIFNENIIVDAKITRAQLSEIEQRHKELLNLESNMKDLRDLFLDVFMLVEEQGHQIESIQANVEKTQDYVSVSKEKFKMAARYKKKNPLRRLCCCCCPWFR